The sequence TTCACATCATAAAACAAAGAATTGGCATGATAGTAACTAAAATTTTAGAATAAAACAGATCAAGGAGATGGACGGTTACCTGGTCACCAAAAAATAACGTCAACAGTCAAACCAGGGGGTATAGCTCCTCCACATTAGCTTCATTATCATCCAATATCATGCGTTCCATCTCTGGCTCATTAAGAGAAAGATCAGCAACTTCAAGTACACCAACAGTACCCTCCATAGTATCAAAAGAATCACCTCCAATGTCCCACATTCTTGTATCCCCTAACAAGTATTCTGGGGTTCGTCTTGATAAGAGACGAAGATTAGTATGAACAAATACCAAATCTTCACCTCTTTGTGGAGTAATTTTATTTCTCTTCACAGAATTTATGAAACTATACGTACTCCAGTTTCTCTCACTAcaagaagatgaacaaggttggccaagcaACATGAGTGCTTTTTGCTGAAGTAAAGGAGCATACACCCCATAAGTAACCCACCACACATAAGGATTCATACTCCATCTATCATTTATGGTATTTGCATTTGCAAATTCTTCACGGCAAGAtgaaaacttaacatactcaATGTTAACTTCTCTTAACTCATCCGCATCGTAATACCTCTCGAAACACTTCAATCTTTGACCTGCAATCAAAAGATCTCTATGTGGTGGAACACGCCCTGGACGTTCATCAAGCCACTGACGACTATAAtacctatgttgtttcaattatgattttagtataattttttttaacacTTAACTCAACCGACCAGAAAATATAAATAAGCGATTGCATATTTTACACTGTCATACATACCTTGGGTTCAATGAATGTGCCAAAGAGTGAAGCGGTGTGCTACTTTTACTCCAACGATCTGTTAAAATCCCGTCCACCACCATATGAAATGGTGAAATATCATATTCTTGTAAGCCCTCGTGGCGATGTATAATGCTCTTTACCTCATCTATCATTCGATCCCACCTTTCATAAACCAAGTGAAGACAAGGCTCGTCTGTGTCGCATAATCTAAGCATTTCTATGATaggttttgtaaaatcaataacaTACTGCAAAGTGTTCCACCAATCATCATCCAACAACTTCTCTTTTATAAACAATGCTTGATTAGGATCATCATCTTTATATGATGACCATTGATTGCAAATTACCAAGTTACGGAGTCCTTGCTTCACATCTTTAAATCTTTGAAGCATTATAATACTAGAGGAAAAACGTGTCTCTGCAAGTGTGAATAATTTTAACTCCACATGTTCATTAAACatggctaatctcatggaatgtttAGTGATGAAGTTTCTGATCAGTACCACCTCAGCAATAATTTCACTAATCCAAGCACACCCTTCATATACTAAAACATTAGTTCGAATATCTCTCGGATGACATATATTCTTTAAAGCAAGGTTTAGTGTGTGGACTACACATGGAGTCCAAAAAATGTGTTTAAACTGACCTTCTACAAGTAGCCCTGCACTCTTACAAACTGGTGCATTGTCCGTGATTACTTGCACAACATTCTGATGCCCAACTTCCGTAATTGTCTCAATGATCAACTTAGAAATGTACTCTTTGTCCTTCACTGACCCTTGAGTGTTGACTGCTTTAATAAACATTGCACCAGCCTCTGAAACAGCCATAAAGTTCATGAGGGGTCTTCGTTGTTCGTCGGTCCATCCATCGGTCACAATACTCACACCTTTTTCTTTCCAAGTGCTCTTAATTGGTTCTAGCTCTTTCTCAACATGTTCTCTTTCCTTCCGTAAAAGAGTTGTTCTTAGTTTATTATAACCCGGaggaatataaccttgaatgctTTTACTATCTGATGTAGCCAAATTAAATGCAACTTTATAATATGGACACCTAGCAAGATGGAATGGCAAGCCAGCTGCATAAAACAACCGTGCAATTATGCTATCCATTTCTTCACGTCTGGCAGCATTATACAATTTCTCTATTGGGCTCTCAACCCCTCTTTTCTTCTTCCTAGGATCTTCAACAAGTGATGAAGAATTTGACGCAAAAGAAGAACCACTACCTGATCCACATGTTGGCAGAGGCACACTTTTAAACTTAGATGCTTTTGCTCTGGCCTCAGCTTCATCACTCAATTGTTTCATTTCCTGAAGTTTATGTTCTCTGACCTTTGGACATATTCTAATTCCAGAGCCTGGAATCTTTAACAAATGTGCTTTCACTCTTGAATATGAACCCGAATATGGAACTTGACAGTGGTTACATACAAAATTCCAATTACCACCACCTTTAACTTTATCCTTCTTAGTCACATATCTCCATAGCGGAGTAGTGCTTAAAACCTCTTCGCTCATATCTGGCTATCTGCATCAAAATTAAAGAGATGATAGCCATCAAAATACAAGTATAAAATCATTACAAGCAGAAAATTAAAAGATAAATTATAAGTATTATATATAAAGCTCAAATTCAATGAACAACCAAAAGTACCCCCAAAGGCcccaaaaa comes from Papaver somniferum cultivar HN1 chromosome 7, ASM357369v1, whole genome shotgun sequence and encodes:
- the LOC113296514 gene encoding uncharacterized protein LOC113296514 is translated as MSEEVLSTTPLWRYVTKKDKVKGGGNWNFVCNHCQVPYSGSYSRVKAHLLKIPGSGIRICPKVREHKLQEMKQLSDEAEARAKASKFKSVPLPTCGSGSGSSFASNSSSLVEDPRKKKRGVESPIEKLYNAARREEMDSIIARLFYAAGLPFHLARCPYYKVAFNLATSDSKSIQGYIPPGYNKLRTTLLRKEREHVEKELEPIKSTWKEKGVSIVTDGWTDEQRRPLMNFMAVSEAGAMFIKAVNTQGSVKDKEYISKLIIETITEVGHQNVVQVITDNAPVCKSAGLLVEGQFKHIFWTPCVVHTLNLALKNICHPRDIRTNVLVYEGCAWISEIIAEVVLIRNFITKHSMRLAMFNEHVELKLFTLAETRFSSSIIMLQRFKDVKQGLRNLVICNQWSSYKDDDPNQALFIKEKLLDDDWWNTLQYVIDFTKPIIEMLRLCDTDEPCLHLVYERWDRMIDEVKSIIHRHEGLQEYDISPFHMVVDGILTDRWSKSSTPLHSLAHSLNPRYYSRQWLDERPGRVPPHRDLLIAGQRLKCFERYYDADELREVNIEYVKFSSCREEFANANTINDRWSMNPYVWWVTYGVYAPLLQQKALMLLGQPCSSSCSERNWSTYSFINSVKRNKITPQRGEDLVFVHTNLRLLSRRTPEYLLGDTRMWDIGGDSFDTMEGTVGVLEVADLSLNEPEMERMILDDNEANVEELYPLV